GCCTGAGTATCGCGGCGCGGCTCCCATCCAGAAAGCGCTGCTGAATGGTGATTCCGTAACCGGTCTGACAACGTTTATCCTGGCGCCAACGGTGGATACCGGTGACCTCTTACTGACAGAGAAGATTGTCATCTATCCTGATGATGATTACGGTTCTCTTTCATACCGGATGTCCCATCTGGGGGCATCGCTGATAATGAAGACGCTGGACGGAATCGAACACGACACGCTGATACCAACTCCACAAGACGATTCTATAGCCTCAAAGGCACCCAAGATAAAACCTGATATGTGCCACATTCGGTGGGATAAATCTGCTGTCCGGATCCGTAATTTGGTGCGGGCGCTTTCTCCGGCCCCTTCAGCTTATACATTTATAAAAGGCCGGCGAATCAAGATCTTCAAGACGATGTTTTCGGCCCGCTCCCCCGCGTCGCCCGGTGAAATTATTAATGCGGGTAAGAACACTCTCGTCGTCTCGTGCGGTTCAGGTAGCCTTGAGTTGAGTGATGTTCAACTGGAAGGGAAGCGCCGCATGACAGTGGCTGAATTTCTTCAAGGTTTCAAACTATCTTCGGGGGAAAGATTTGGGGCCTGAGGGAAATGCGCGCTTCCACGCTATTCAGATTTTGACACAGTTTGACCGCTCAGGGAAAAAGCTGTCACAGATTCTGGTTGACTACTTTCAGTCATCCGCCGCGCCGCCGGACCGTCCTACGGTCACATTTCTCGTCCAGGAAGTCACCCGCTGGAGGGGATACATCGATCATCTGCTTACCCGTTTCTTCAAAGGCGATTTCTCCGGCTCTAACATCGTTCTGCAGAACATACTGAGACTGGGTGCTTATGAGATTGTCTTCAGAAAGCAAGTGCCGCTCTATGCCGCAGTAAATGAGGCAGTTCAAATGACGACTGAACAAGTGAGTAAGAAAGCGGGTGGACTGGTGAACGCTGTGCTGCGGCAGATCAAGCCATCTCATCTACCACGGCCGGAGCGGTTAACAAGCGAGGATCGGCCATCCAGGATTGCTACTGTCACGTCGCACCCTCAGTGGATGATCGAGAAGTGGATCGACAGTTTTGACCTCGCCCGCACACTAAAGTTATGTGAATGGAATAATAAGATACCGCAGTTCTCCATCAGACGAAACAGGAAGAAAGTGAGCAGCGGAGAATGCGAAGCGTTCCTTTCGCAAAACCAAATCGAATGGAGACAAAATCCGTTTGCGGGTGATTTCTACATGGTGA
This is a stretch of genomic DNA from Candidatus Neomarinimicrobiota bacterium. It encodes these proteins:
- the fmt gene encoding methionyl-tRNA formyltransferase codes for the protein MRIVFLGNPVFALPTLSSLSNSRHEVVAVVSSADTAKGRGMKQTAGPVASFARQSEIPLLQPESLKSESLAASLQELNADLFVVVAFKILPRTLLGIPKQGCINLHGSLLPEYRGAAPIQKALLNGDSVTGLTTFILAPTVDTGDLLLTEKIVIYPDDDYGSLSYRMSHLGASLIMKTLDGIEHDTLIPTPQDDSIASKAPKIKPDMCHIRWDKSAVRIRNLVRALSPAPSAYTFIKGRRIKIFKTMFSARSPASPGEIINAGKNTLVVSCGSGSLELSDVQLEGKRRMTVAEFLQGFKLSSGERFGA